GCCCTCATGCGCTACCGGGTCAAAACGGCCTATGCCCTGGTATTGGTGCAAAAGGCCGCTTTGATCGCCCGCGAGAAAGACCTGGCGGCCAAAAAAGCGCTCTACGAACAAGCCAAAGCGCTTTATGCCCAGGGGCTCAAGACCCATGCCGATGAAATCCGCTTCTACGCCAGTGCCAAAGCGGCCGAAGATGCCCTAGCACAGGCACAGGCGGCTTTCACGAAAGCCCGAGATGCCCTCGCCGCGTTGATCGGTCAGCCCGTCGACGAACGAACGACCCTGCAGGAGGAGGTTTTGACCCGAATCTCCCACCCCTTGGAGGATCTGAACACGACACTCTCCCGTAACCTGCAGCTTCGAATCGCGCAAAAATCGATCGACGCGGCCAAAGCGGAAGCCAAAGCGGCTGAAGGCGCGAAATTTGGTTCTGTCGAAGCCTTCGCCCAGGCTTCCCACGTGGGCGCCCTGAACGAATACGATACGACACTGTTGGGCATCGGTTACACCCTGCCCCTTTACAGTGGCGGCCGGTTGAGCGCCCAGGCCCAACGGGCAAAAATCGAACAACTCGTCGCCGCCTCCCAGAATGAAAGCGCCAAAAGAGCCATCGTTCAGGAGTTCCAAGGGCTTCTGGCGGATTTGCAAGCGGCCAAGCGGGGAATCGAAGCGCGCAAAGCGCAGGAGCGCGCGATGGAAGAGTCGAAAAGGCTCATTGATGCCCGCTACAAAGCGGGGCTGGAGACCTACGTCGCGGTACTGGATGCCCAGGCATCATGGCTGGATGCCAGGTTGGGGCTGCTGAGCGCCCACTATTTGCAAGCGACATCAACTTTCAGACTGGAGTATCTCAATGGCCAATAGATCGATCAAAACCGCCCTCTTTCTACT
This genomic interval from Hydrogenimonas urashimensis contains the following:
- a CDS encoding TolC family protein, whose amino-acid sequence is MKSIIAVFFAFTLSSWADTLTLDKCIDMALKTHPDIKAWLYKTEQAKKDVSVQKSLRLPQVTVSAEYDPQRTYVMPQLGTFHTIDDDGWSVGAQLRQKVYDFSQTTGHIEAAKSRKEIARLSSEEAKALMRYRVKTAYALVLVQKAALIAREKDLAAKKALYEQAKALYAQGLKTHADEIRFYASAKAAEDALAQAQAAFTKARDALAALIGQPVDERTTLQEEVLTRISHPLEDLNTTLSRNLQLRIAQKSIDAAKAEAKAAEGAKFGSVEAFAQASHVGALNEYDTTLLGIGYTLPLYSGGRLSAQAQRAKIEQLVAASQNESAKRAIVQEFQGLLADLQAAKRGIEARKAQERAMEESKRLIDARYKAGLETYVAVLDAQASWLDARLGLLSAHYLQATSTFRLEYLNGQ